A region of the Triticum urartu cultivar G1812 unplaced genomic scaffold, Tu2.1 TuUngrouped_contig_9394, whole genome shotgun sequence genome:
GGGGGGGACGATGCGCGGTGGGGGAGGCGGGGGGCGCTGTTCGTTGTGGCCGCCGGAGGCGACGAGGTGACCGTCAGCGGAATAGACGAGTCGGAGGCGGTGAAGACTTGATCGAACCGAAGCTAGTTGATACCAAATTGTTATGgcgctgctagaaggagggcgcGAGAGGGCCGGCCGGGGGCTTTTTTCCCACGGCCGGGCAAGATGGaagggatttccttcttaattcttgcttgattagattgatacatctgctctctttatatagagaggtttacttgacccctaagcaagcggcccttatctctaattaaccctaagactaacGGGCTATACCGTCAACCTAGGccattaggcccattacgtactctaacaGTGGACGAATTAGTTTATGTGTTTCCACCGGTGAGCCAACCTATCCATGCTTTGGGCATCCTTTGATTGGGCTGAACCCCAGGCCAATGCAAAATATATATAGCAGTTAGGAAATGTATAAGAAATTAGGAAATGTATGTCACTCATACAGATAGTCTAATCTAGTTAATTAGTTGCACTAATTTCCTATGAATTTCATTCACTCGGATGTTCACAAACGCTATTAATGGAAGCTCCATGCCAAAATTCCATTCACTGAAACAAAGAAGGCGGTTGTTTAAAAATATTTGTTGCACACCCAAATGTTACAATCCCGAAGGTTGTAGAACACCAACCATCTGTTGGTTGCAAAACCGAAGAACGAGACTGAATTAGTGCAAAAGGAAGTCAAGTTTATTAAAAAAAACTTCAAAACATTTGTgacttattattattattattattattattatcattattattattattttaaatATGAGGTGTATATACAACCAGGAACTAAAGGGTATTTCCACCGGGATATGCTCTACCATATTTGATGATTTACAGGTTACATACTTATATATGTATCCAATAAAATAGAATTCAAAATTCACTTGAATTCTTTGGGCGGTAAAACACCAAgatttctgattttttttccgaaaaatgattcttccggtgcctcaAAAAAAAAACACTTGGTATGGAGAAGGGCGTGGAAGGTAGCTACTGGAATTACAAAGCGCTTTGAGTAACACCAAATAGAAAATTACAAGCAAAATTAGATACAAGGTTAATCACAAGTGAGTTACATTTGTAACAATTCAACCTGTCTTTATGTTATTTTGATGTTATCGAGCTAGACCCAGATATAATACAAGTAGGAAACGTACATCACTCTTGATAGAGATAGTCTCAACTAGTTAATTACACTACTTCATTGTGCATGTCATTCACTCGGAAGTTCACGCATGGCTCCACCTCGACTATTAATGGAAGCTCCATGCCAAAAGTTCATCTTTCCCTAAAATAGAGAAGAGACGGTTGTTTAAAAGTATATGTTGCACGCCCAAGTGTTACAAGCCCGAAGGTTGCAGAACATCAACCATCTCTGGGTTACAAAACCGAAGAAATGAGACTGAATTAGCGTACCCGGTTACATGAGCAGTGATGTTCCTTGGGGCTTGGGCCCTATATATAGAACATGGATCAACCAATATATCCTCACAAACGAACAAGCACAAATTGCAGATTTGCAAGCAACGTGAGTACCTCACGGACATGGCTAATTTGAAGATAATACTAGCTATGTTTGCTCTCATGATGTTCCTGTCACACCTCCGCATCCATGGCGTCTCCGTGTCTGTGGGCAGCAACACAAACGTTACTACAGAGACAAGCCACCGCCGCGGCAGGTGCCACATCAATGGCTTCTTGCATGGCAAATCCGGCGACTGCAACAGGGATCATGGCTTGGTCTGCTGTAAAGACGGTCACCGCTACCCGCAATCCAGGTGCTCGCCCCCGGCGTCGGCCGACACGCCGGCGATCCTAACTCTGAACAGCTTCGCACGAGGTGGAGACGGCGGCGGCAAATCGTTCTGGGACAACCGCTTCCACAAGGACACCGAGTTAGTGGTGGCGCTGTCCACGGGGTGGCTGCGCCTGGACGGCAAGCGCAGGTGCAACAAGATGATCCGCATCAACGGGAACGCGCGTGCCGTGCTGGCCAAGGTCGTCGACGATGCGACTCGGTGTACGGCTGCGACGCCGACCACAACTTCAAGCCACCGTGCCCATACAACGACGTAGACGCGTCACCGGCCGTGCAAAAGGCGCTGGGGCTCAAGGAGGAGATTGGAGTTTTCAAGATCACTTGGTCTGATGTGTGAGCTATGCCATGAAAACCTTGCATTAAGCTATGTACACGCAGACATGCGGAAGCATAGATATGTGTGTTGTTCTCTTGGTGGTGGAGTTGCTGCTAATTAAAATAAGCTACCACTCGCTTCTATTTGATATTTTCTCAACTTTATGTATTTGTCCTGTTTTGATGCTATATTTATCATTCACATGTATACGATATTTTCCTTGATTTATGTATGTAATTATGCTGTTTCAGTgctatatatacatatatgtatTATTTATGTGTATTTAATATTTTTCGAGATTTATGTATTTGCCCAGTCTAGGTACAATATGAAATTAAATTGGCAAATACATCAATTTTTAGTTCAACAAGACCTTGCATATATGACTGAGTACCCACACACACACTAGCATATGTGATGTTATGCAGGTCATAGACATATATTTCACTATTTATGCACAAAAACATTGAATTCTTCGGGCGGTAAAACTCGATGATTTCTGAGTTGTTCCAAGAACCGGTTCTTTCAGTGCCTCCTGGAAAGAAACACCGGTATTGAGAAAAAAGAGAACCCTAAACGATGTGGAGGGAGCTGATGAAATTAAAAAGTGCTGTGAGTACCACGAAACAACAAATTGCAAGGGAATTATATACAAAGGTAAACACTAGTGAGTTACATTTGTAATAATTTAATTCAATGGTGTATTACTTTGATGTTGCCGAGCTACACCTTAATCTTGGCGGATTACATCCCATATATAATATAAGAAATTTGAAAACCAATGTCACTCATACGGATAGTCTAAACTAGTTAGTTAGTTGCACTACTTTCCCGTCAATTTCATTCACTCGGATGTTGACAAATGACTATTAATGCAAGCTCCATGCCAAAATCCCATTCACTGAAACAAAGAAGGTGGATGTTTAAAAATATTTGTTGCACACCCAAATGTTACAAGCCCGAAGGTTGCAGAACACCAACCATCTGTTGGTTTCAAAACCGAAGAAATAGCCTAAATTAGTGCAAAAGAAAGTCAAGTTTATTGTAAAAGAAACATACAAACTTTTGTGACTTAATATTATTATTAATATTATTAATTTCTATGTGAGGTGTATATATACACCCAGGAACTAAAGGATATTTCCCACCGGGGCATGATCTATCATATTTGATGTTTTTTACAGGTTACATACTTATATTTATACCCAATAAAATAGAATTCAaaattcatttgaattttttGGGCGGTTTAAAATCGAGTTTTTCGAGTTTTTCCAAAAACCGTTTCTTCCGGTGCCTCCCGAAAAATAACACCTGGTATGGAGAAGGGTGTGGAAGGTAGCTGCTGGAATTAGAACGCGCTTTGAGTGACACCAAATAGAAAATTGCTAGCAAAATTAGATAGAAGGTTAATCACAAGTGAGTTATATTTGTAACAATTCAATCTGTCTTTATGTTATTTTGATGTTACCGAGCTAGACCATAGTCTTGGCGGCTTCCATCCCCCAGATATAATACAAGTAGGAAATGTACATTACTCCTGATCCAGATAGTCTCAGCTAGTTAGTTACACTACTTCACTGTGCATGTCATTCACTCGGATGTTCACGCATGTCTCCCCCTCTACTATTAATGGAAGCTCCATGCCAAAAGTTCATTCACTAAAATAAAGAAGAGGCGGTTGTTTAAAAGTATATGTTGCATGCCCAAATGTTACAAGCCCGAAGGTTGCAGAACATCAACCATCTCTGGGTTACAAAACCGAAGAAATGAGACTGAATTAGCGTACCCAGTTACATGAGCAGTTGATGTTCCTTCGGGCTTGGGCCCTATATAAAGAACATGGATCAACCAATATATCCTCACAAACGCACAAGCACAAATTGCAGATTTGCAAGCAATGTGAGTACCTCAAGGACATGGCTAATTTGAGGATACTACTAGCTATGTTTGCTCTCGTGATGTTCCTGTCACACCTCCCCGTCCGTGGCGTCTCCGTGTCCGTGGGCAGCAGCGCGAACGTTACTACAGAGACAAGACACCGCTGCGGCAGGTGCCACATTAGTGCCTTCTTGCATGGCCAATCTGGCGACTGCAACAGGGATCACGGCTCGGTCTGTTGTCAAGACGGTCACTGCTACCCGCAATCCAGGTGCTCGCCCCCGGTGTCGGCCGACACGCCAGCGATCCTAACTCTGAACAGCTTCGCACGAGGTGCAGACGGCGACGGCAAATCGTTCTGCGACAACCGCTTCCACAAGGACACTGAGCTGGTGGTGGTGCTATCCACGGAGTGGTTGCGCCTGGACGGCAAGCGCAGGTGCAACAAGATGATCCGCATCAACGGGAACGGGCGTGCCGTGCTGGCCAAGGTCGTCGACGAGTGCGACTCGGTGTACGGTTGCGACGCCGAGCACAACTTCGAGCCACCATGCCCATACAACGACGTAGACGCGTCACCGGCCGTGTGGAAGGCGCTGGGGCTCAAGGAGGAGATTGGAGTTTTCAAGATCACTTGGTCTGATGTGTGCGCTATGCCATGAAAACCTTGCATTAAGCTATGTACACGCAGACATGCGGAAGCATAGATATGTGTGTTGTTCTCTTGGTGGTGGAGTTGCTGCTAACTAAAATATTctaccatcactacaaaaaagacacatccgtgacattttgggccgaacaaaattattttgtcatacatatgacacttctatgacgataattgtgacaaaacccggtatcatcatagatgtggtgggctcctacttctatgacaaaaaattcatgacagaaaatgggcttttcgtcctgagCGGAccgagacgtagctgcatgacattctttgggccgtccatgacggaaaaaaccgtggtagaagcgagggggaggaaaattcggggagttcccggttacggtgggaggtcgggggccgagtgatgcgcgtttctctcgtacacgtacttgcgtgtgtgcgaggcgttggttctaactgaacccgagcgaggcattgggctctaacccGATCGATTGCACTACatgctacgcgttactgaacccgagcgatcgttcgatgactgttaactgaacccgatcgagcgattacttcgttactgctgctaactgaagccgatcgattggataaacaatgagcgttgcggggggggggggggggggtggatgaatagtgagaggtggcgttgcctctggatgaacaggaccccgtggtgtggtggagggctggatgaatagtagacggtggaggggtgcccgtggaggggtggatgaacaggaccccgtggtgtggagggcaggatgaacagtagacggtggaggggtgcccatggaagggtggttgaacaggaccccatggtgtggagtgctagatgaacagtagatggtggaggggtggttgaacagtagccggtggagtagcacgtagtggaggctggatgaacaggagcccgtggaggctggaggaggccgacagtggatgaacagtagctcgtggaggctggagggggtcgacggtggagatgaacagtatcccgtggagtcccgttttgcggtacgccacacccctcccgatgaataggacgcccgtttcgaccgtagcgctccaacacaagtccgtttcctctgttttgccgtatgccacacccctcccgatcaataggacccctgttttgaccgtaggaggtccgtttcctccgttttgcggtacgccacacccctctcgatcaacaggacccccgtttcgaccgtaggaggtccgtttcctccgttttgcggtacgccacacccctctcgatcaacaggacccccgtttcgaccgtaggaggtccgtttcctccgttgtgcagtatgccaggcctcgtttccatcgcctcttctgtccaagccctcctgatgaacacgaccacgcattccgtt
Encoded here:
- the LOC125532213 gene encoding putative ripening-related protein 4, which translates into the protein MANLRILLAMFALVMFLSHLPVRGVSVSVGSSANVTTETRHRCGRCHISAFLHGQSGDCNRDHGSVCCQDGHCYPQSRCSPPVSADTPAILTLNSFARGADGDGKSFCDNRFHKDTELVVVLSTEWLRLDGKRRCNKMIRINGNGRAVLAKVVDECDSVYGCDAEHNFEPPCPYNDVDASPAVWKALGLKEEIGVFKITWSDVCAMP